The Planococcus donghaensis genome contains a region encoding:
- the mfd gene encoding transcription-repair coupling factor, whose amino-acid sequence MNHILQIFSEDTQTQRFIEDLKQGNDHQLISGLSGSARPIFYQTIWSELEEPLLIVTPNLLHAQRIYDDLVRLMGEKQVHLYPAEELIAAEVSFSGPELRAHRIDTLDHMKSVGKGIYITPVAGMRKLLPTKEQWDYATLRIAEGEELDTDEWLLKLVAMGYSRTPMVTTPGEFALRGGILDIYPLNFEHPVRIELFDTEVDSLRLFSAEDQRSLEKVQSLCILPANELVLSADQRILLAEKLEAQLASSLKKIKADDTKALMMQHIQHDIDLLKQGETPEQLAKYASLIDTQSAFLGDYFPGNGLVFFDELGRIQEMTDTLEREEGDWIVSLLEEGKFVHDVSLTYTFREMMSKLEQKVTFLSLFVRTFPMVSIKKSLAFSCKPMQSFHGQMHLLKAEMERWTLGKSQIFIVAGGEERLEKVRSVLADYDMEAVIATSSTEIQGGQIYLVDGELSTGFEMPLQRLAVITDSELFKQQPKKKTRAQKLTNAERIKSYSEIKPGDYIVHIHHGIGRFVGIETLESGGVHKDYLHIVYKADDKLFVPVDKIDLIQKYIASEEKEPKLHKMGGAEWKKTRTKVSAAVQDIADDLIKLYAEREALRGFAFSEEQDMQRQFEAEFPYEETTDQLRSINEVKRDMENERPMDRLICGDVGYGKTEVAIRAAFKAVLDGKQVAFLVPTTILAQQHFETMSERFKDYPITVGLMSRFRSKKQQTETVKGLKNGSVDIVVGTHRILSKDMHYKDLGLLIIDEEQRFGVTHKEKIKQMKTNVDVLTLTATPIPRTLHMSMIGVRDLSVIETPPANRFPVQSYVMEHNGALVREAIEREMARGGQVFYLYNRVDDMTRKVEEIQQLVPEARVGYAHGQMSETELESVILSFLDGDYDVLVTTTIIETGIDIPNVNTLIVYNADRMGLSQLYQLRGRVGRSSRVAYAYFMYQRDKVLTDVAEKRLMAIKEFTELGSGFKIAMRDLTIRGAGNLLGSQQHGFIDSVGFDLYSQMLQEAIDERQTGVKKEVVPEIEISLDVDAYIPDAYISDGYQKIQMYKRVKGIETEEEMRELQDELIDRFGDMPTETDSLLRIARIKVWAREVGVESIKQNGKIVAVRLSEAGTSSINGGKVVEESAAYGRAVGFSMSGQQLVMTIDETKTKKQHPFDVLEGMMKLLPQSLREEKAIL is encoded by the coding sequence ATGAACCACATTTTACAGATATTTTCGGAGGATACACAGACACAACGATTTATAGAGGACTTAAAACAAGGAAATGATCACCAATTGATCTCTGGTTTATCTGGCAGCGCACGCCCAATTTTTTATCAAACCATCTGGTCGGAACTAGAAGAGCCTTTATTAATTGTGACACCTAACTTATTGCACGCTCAACGTATATATGATGACTTGGTGCGTTTGATGGGAGAAAAACAAGTCCATCTTTATCCCGCAGAAGAATTAATCGCAGCCGAAGTGTCTTTTTCTGGTCCTGAATTGAGGGCTCACCGCATTGATACGTTAGATCATATGAAAAGTGTTGGGAAAGGCATCTACATCACACCTGTTGCAGGAATGCGTAAGTTATTGCCGACAAAAGAACAATGGGATTATGCTACTTTACGAATTGCGGAAGGTGAAGAACTCGATACAGACGAATGGCTATTAAAATTGGTGGCAATGGGGTACTCTCGTACACCAATGGTAACTACGCCGGGAGAATTTGCGCTTCGTGGGGGCATTTTGGATATTTATCCACTGAATTTTGAACACCCAGTACGCATTGAGTTGTTCGATACAGAAGTAGATTCCCTGCGTCTATTTTCAGCAGAAGATCAACGTTCGCTTGAAAAAGTCCAGTCGCTTTGTATTTTACCAGCCAATGAATTGGTATTATCAGCCGATCAACGCATTCTGCTAGCAGAAAAGCTGGAAGCACAACTTGCTTCTAGTTTGAAAAAAATAAAAGCTGACGATACGAAAGCGTTAATGATGCAACACATCCAACATGACATTGACTTATTAAAACAAGGAGAAACTCCAGAGCAATTGGCGAAATATGCTTCTTTAATCGATACGCAATCCGCATTTTTAGGTGATTATTTCCCGGGGAATGGATTGGTCTTTTTTGATGAGCTCGGACGGATTCAAGAAATGACAGATACGTTGGAACGTGAGGAAGGCGATTGGATTGTTTCGCTACTTGAAGAAGGAAAGTTTGTTCACGATGTTTCGTTAACGTATACGTTCCGGGAAATGATGTCGAAACTAGAACAAAAAGTAACCTTTTTATCTTTATTTGTTCGGACGTTCCCGATGGTATCCATTAAAAAATCATTGGCTTTTTCATGCAAGCCAATGCAGTCGTTCCATGGACAAATGCACTTGCTAAAAGCAGAGATGGAGCGATGGACATTAGGAAAGTCGCAAATCTTTATCGTCGCAGGGGGAGAAGAACGCTTAGAAAAAGTACGTTCCGTATTAGCGGACTACGATATGGAAGCTGTAATTGCTACCTCTTCTACTGAGATTCAAGGTGGTCAAATTTATTTAGTGGATGGGGAATTATCGACGGGCTTTGAAATGCCTTTGCAACGATTGGCTGTTATAACAGACTCGGAATTGTTTAAGCAGCAGCCGAAGAAAAAAACACGTGCACAAAAACTAACGAATGCAGAGCGCATCAAGAGCTACTCGGAGATCAAGCCAGGTGATTATATTGTTCACATCCACCACGGAATTGGTCGCTTTGTAGGGATTGAAACGCTCGAAAGTGGAGGCGTGCATAAAGATTACTTGCACATCGTTTACAAAGCTGATGATAAATTATTTGTACCAGTCGATAAAATCGATTTGATTCAAAAATACATCGCTTCTGAAGAAAAAGAACCAAAACTGCATAAAATGGGCGGCGCAGAATGGAAGAAAACCCGCACAAAAGTTTCGGCTGCCGTTCAAGACATTGCTGATGACTTGATCAAGCTGTATGCAGAACGTGAAGCATTGAGAGGCTTTGCTTTTTCCGAAGAACAAGACATGCAACGCCAATTTGAAGCTGAGTTTCCATACGAAGAAACAACTGATCAATTGCGTTCCATTAATGAAGTGAAACGTGACATGGAAAATGAACGACCGATGGATCGTCTCATCTGTGGGGATGTCGGCTATGGGAAAACTGAAGTGGCCATTCGTGCAGCATTTAAAGCAGTGCTCGACGGCAAGCAAGTTGCGTTTCTTGTGCCAACCACAATTTTAGCGCAGCAACATTTTGAAACAATGAGTGAGCGATTTAAAGATTATCCGATTACGGTTGGGTTGATGAGTCGTTTCCGGTCGAAAAAACAGCAAACAGAAACGGTTAAAGGCTTAAAAAATGGATCAGTGGATATTGTTGTTGGTACACACCGGATTTTATCAAAAGACATGCATTATAAAGACTTAGGCTTATTAATCATTGATGAAGAACAACGTTTTGGTGTGACGCATAAAGAAAAGATCAAGCAAATGAAAACCAATGTAGATGTTTTAACCTTAACAGCAACGCCAATTCCGCGAACGCTCCATATGTCGATGATTGGTGTACGCGATTTGTCAGTGATTGAAACGCCACCAGCCAATCGCTTTCCTGTACAAAGTTATGTGATGGAACATAATGGTGCGCTTGTGCGCGAAGCAATCGAACGCGAAATGGCACGTGGTGGTCAAGTGTTTTATTTGTATAACCGTGTGGATGATATGACACGGAAAGTAGAAGAAATTCAACAATTGGTACCGGAAGCTCGCGTTGGGTATGCGCATGGGCAAATGAGTGAAACAGAACTCGAATCGGTCATTTTGAGTTTCCTAGATGGTGATTACGATGTTTTAGTAACAACGACGATTATCGAAACCGGCATTGATATTCCAAACGTTAATACATTGATTGTTTACAATGCCGATCGAATGGGCCTATCGCAGCTGTATCAATTGCGTGGGCGCGTTGGACGTTCGAGTCGAGTGGCGTATGCGTATTTTATGTATCAGCGGGATAAAGTGTTAACTGATGTAGCAGAAAAACGGTTGATGGCCATTAAAGAATTTACAGAGCTTGGTTCAGGGTTTAAAATCGCTATGCGCGACTTAACAATACGCGGGGCGGGGAATTTGCTCGGTTCCCAACAACACGGCTTTATTGATTCGGTTGGTTTTGATTTGTATTCGCAAATGCTGCAAGAAGCAATTGATGAACGTCAAACAGGCGTTAAAAAAGAAGTAGTGCCGGAAATTGAGATTTCACTCGATGTAGATGCTTATATTCCAGATGCTTATATAAGTGATGGCTACCAAAAGATTCAAATGTACAAACGGGTCAAAGGCATTGAAACAGAAGAAGAAATGCGTGAGTTGCAAGACGAATTGATCGATCGATTTGGGGATATGCCAACTGAAACGGATAGCTTATTGCGCATTGCACGCATAAAAGTGTGGGCGCGCGAAGTCGGGGTAGAATCGATCAAGCAAAATGGCAAAATTGTTGCGGTTCGTTTAAGTGAAGCAGGTACCTCGAGTATCAATGGAGGAAAAGTCGTCGAAGAATCTGCCGCATATGGTCGCGCAGTTGGATTTAGTATGTCGGGTCAGCAATTGGTTATGACCATTGATGAAACTAAAACCAAAAAACAGCACCCATTTGATGTTCTCGAAGGCATGATGAAACTCTTGCCACAATCGCTACGTGAAGAAAAAGCAATTTTGTAA
- a CDS encoding putative polysaccharide biosynthesis protein encodes MNNEGTMKSFMKGAVLLTIAGFIVKLLSAIYRVPFQNLVGDQGFYIYQQVYPFVAIFGIWTSYGFAVAISKLLADNHQSAHRAILRIAFSYVAAISSAVFTLLFFGAELLAGWMGDAKLDSLLKVGAFAVVLMAPLAVLKGYFQSSNNMAPVAYAQVVEQGLRVAVILIGTWIVISQEFSLYVAGQMAMLGAVAGGFGAVFLLLLYFRRHFGFLNQHATVRTWPVLKEMTAISLSVSMSSLILVLFQLVDSFTVFRLLEESGFARLTAMEQKGVYDRGQPLVQFGILIATSLTLAIVPLVARTSRNTSGRSADMYARLAFRVSFLFAFAAAVGLTFVMPYVNETLFQTREQSWTLLIFSWQIVWMSLLLIMTAMLHGLGKVRVPAVLLIAGLMVKVICNLLLIPAWGIAGAAVAGNIGLALIVFGLLLYFKKVWPLQFASRSYYSWLFGAGVAMSAVVLGWSLLADGYVFASLSSRFSAALTTMTAIPLGAFVFMAIIGKSRIITEKEWYIIPLGRKLAKLQLAINSKKKGEKQ; translated from the coding sequence TTGAACAATGAAGGCACAATGAAATCATTTATGAAAGGGGCGGTCTTGCTTACCATTGCAGGGTTTATCGTGAAGTTGCTCAGTGCCATTTACCGAGTGCCTTTTCAAAACCTTGTCGGAGACCAAGGCTTTTATATTTACCAGCAAGTGTATCCGTTTGTCGCCATTTTCGGCATATGGACTTCTTACGGCTTTGCCGTGGCAATCTCTAAACTATTAGCAGATAACCATCAATCGGCGCATCGAGCCATTTTACGCATTGCATTTAGTTATGTAGCCGCTATTTCCAGTGCCGTATTTACCCTATTGTTTTTTGGTGCAGAACTGCTCGCCGGCTGGATGGGCGATGCGAAACTAGATAGTTTGCTCAAAGTAGGTGCATTTGCCGTTGTGTTAATGGCACCGCTTGCCGTGTTAAAAGGCTATTTTCAATCGAGCAATAATATGGCACCTGTTGCCTATGCCCAAGTTGTTGAACAAGGTTTACGCGTAGCGGTTATATTAATTGGTACGTGGATTGTGATTTCACAGGAATTTTCTTTGTATGTGGCAGGTCAAATGGCGATGCTTGGTGCTGTTGCAGGTGGTTTTGGAGCCGTTTTTTTATTATTGCTGTATTTCCGTCGTCATTTTGGTTTTTTAAACCAGCACGCTACAGTCCGAACTTGGCCTGTGCTTAAAGAAATGACCGCTATCAGTTTAAGTGTCAGCATGAGTTCATTAATTTTGGTGCTTTTTCAATTAGTAGATTCGTTTACGGTATTTCGATTGTTAGAAGAAAGTGGCTTTGCTCGATTGACAGCGATGGAGCAAAAAGGAGTATACGATCGCGGTCAGCCATTGGTACAGTTCGGTATTTTAATCGCCACTTCACTTACCTTGGCAATTGTGCCGTTAGTCGCGCGAACTTCTCGGAACACGAGCGGGCGATCAGCCGACATGTATGCTCGTTTAGCTTTTCGAGTATCTTTTTTGTTTGCGTTCGCTGCAGCAGTTGGGCTCACTTTCGTTATGCCTTATGTCAATGAAACCTTATTTCAAACGCGCGAACAGTCATGGACCTTACTCATTTTTAGTTGGCAAATTGTTTGGATGTCTTTATTGCTCATCATGACAGCGATGCTTCATGGACTTGGTAAGGTGAGAGTACCGGCTGTTTTATTAATAGCAGGATTAATGGTGAAAGTCATTTGCAACTTACTGCTAATACCTGCTTGGGGAATAGCGGGAGCGGCTGTAGCTGGAAATATCGGCTTAGCGTTAATTGTTTTTGGTTTACTTTTGTATTTTAAAAAAGTATGGCCATTGCAATTTGCGTCTAGATCCTATTACAGCTGGCTGTTCGGAGCTGGGGTGGCCATGTCTGCCGTAGTGTTAGGGTGGTCACTTTTGGCGGATGGCTATGTATTTGCAAGTTTATCAAGCCGCTTTAGCGCAGCACTTACGACAATGACGGCCATTCCACTGGGTGCTTTCGTCTTTATGGCCATTATTGGTAAAAGTCGAATCATTACGGAAAAAGAATGGTACATCATTCCACTTGGTCGTAAGTTGGCTAAGTTACAATTAGCAATAAACTCAAAGAAAAAAGGTGAAAAGCAATGA
- the mazG gene encoding nucleoside triphosphate pyrophosphohydrolase, producing MNTIHIIGLGAGDLDQLPLGVYKKLKATANLYVRTEDHPVLTELAEEGVVFTSFDEVYEKHDSFSPVYAEIAETLIGLSGDQSVIYAVPGHPLVAEQTVQNLIEAEKQGRCQLSIEGGHSFLDSLFGALRIDPIEGFQLMDGTEMTSDQVNMTQHLLIAQVYDSFSASEVKLTLMEKYPDDYPVTIVTAAGSADEVLRTVPLHELDRSTEVNNLTTVYVPPAAEQTKRLKEWQTFRSIIAKLRSPEGCPWDREQTHESLSPHLIEEVHELLQAIQEEDDKAIVDELGDVLLQVFLHAQIGQDNGYFQIEDVLEAISAKMIRRHPHVFGDVSAEDSEQVIANWQEIKAKEKPAQDSLLEGQERFSSSLTTSFNYQKKAAKVGFTWPDAASAWDKFHEELQEFQQEIANGSKARQLDELGDLLFTLVNLARFFDLSPEEAMMQANRKFQSRFRYVEQQVKKGTGDFGDYSLEQLDAFWNQAKSLARKED from the coding sequence ATGAATACGATTCACATAATCGGTCTTGGAGCCGGAGATTTAGATCAGTTGCCACTTGGTGTATATAAAAAACTAAAAGCCACAGCAAATTTATATGTGCGGACTGAGGACCATCCGGTATTAACAGAATTAGCAGAAGAAGGCGTAGTGTTTACAAGTTTTGACGAGGTGTACGAAAAGCACGATAGCTTTAGCCCAGTATATGCAGAAATTGCCGAAACGTTAATTGGGCTATCCGGTGACCAGTCGGTTATTTACGCCGTTCCGGGTCACCCGTTAGTAGCAGAACAAACGGTGCAAAACTTGATCGAAGCCGAAAAACAAGGACGCTGCCAGTTATCGATCGAAGGCGGGCATAGCTTTTTGGATTCTTTGTTTGGCGCACTTCGCATCGATCCGATTGAAGGCTTTCAATTAATGGACGGCACGGAAATGACCAGTGATCAAGTAAACATGACGCAGCATTTATTAATTGCGCAAGTATACGATAGCTTTAGCGCGTCTGAAGTCAAGTTAACGCTTATGGAAAAATATCCAGACGACTATCCGGTGACCATCGTGACAGCGGCGGGCTCAGCAGACGAAGTATTACGTACCGTACCTCTTCATGAATTAGATCGTTCGACAGAAGTGAATAACTTAACAACGGTTTACGTACCACCAGCAGCAGAACAAACCAAGCGTTTAAAAGAATGGCAAACGTTCCGTAGCATTATTGCGAAGCTAAGAAGCCCTGAAGGTTGCCCGTGGGACCGCGAGCAGACCCATGAATCGTTAAGTCCGCATTTGATCGAAGAAGTACATGAGTTGCTGCAAGCGATTCAAGAAGAAGACGATAAAGCAATTGTCGATGAACTCGGCGATGTGTTGTTGCAAGTGTTTTTGCATGCTCAAATTGGACAAGACAATGGCTATTTCCAAATAGAAGATGTACTTGAAGCCATCAGTGCGAAAATGATTCGTCGTCATCCTCACGTTTTTGGTGACGTGTCGGCTGAAGATTCCGAGCAAGTAATCGCCAATTGGCAGGAAATTAAAGCGAAGGAAAAACCGGCACAAGATTCGTTATTAGAAGGACAAGAGCGTTTTAGTTCTTCATTGACGACATCGTTTAATTATCAAAAAAAAGCAGCAAAAGTAGGCTTTACATGGCCGGATGCTGCATCTGCTTGGGATAAATTCCATGAAGAATTGCAGGAGTTTCAACAAGAAATAGCGAATGGTTCCAAAGCTCGCCAATTAGACGAATTGGGCGATTTGCTGTTTACGTTAGTGAACCTTGCCCGATTCTTTGATTTGTCGCCTGAAGAAGCGATGATGCAAGCGAACCGTAAATTTCAAAGTCGTTTCCGTTATGTCGAACAGCAAGTGAAAAAAGGAACCGGTGATTTTGGTGATTATTCACTAGAGCAGCTCGATGCATTTTGGAACCAAGCCAAATCATTGGCAAGAAAGGAAGACTAA
- a CDS encoding RNA-binding S4 domain-containing protein — MRLDKFLKVSRLIKRRTLAKQVADQGRITVNGNKAKASSVIKENDELQIRFGQKVVTVRVDMLKEVAKKEDTVNMYTILNEEKLEKVEPEFIDDEA, encoded by the coding sequence ATGAGATTAGATAAATTTCTAAAAGTATCTCGCTTGATCAAGCGTCGTACATTAGCGAAGCAAGTAGCAGATCAAGGGCGTATTACGGTAAATGGCAACAAAGCGAAAGCAAGCTCGGTTATTAAAGAAAATGATGAGCTGCAAATTCGTTTTGGGCAAAAAGTCGTTACGGTTCGGGTTGATATGTTAAAAGAAGTCGCGAAAAAAGAAGATACCGTGAACATGTACACGATTTTGAATGAAGAAAAGCTAGAAAAAGTAGAACCTGAATTTATTGATGACGAAGCGTAA
- a CDS encoding D-alanyl-D-alanine carboxypeptidase family protein, whose translation MRLPKKSLNKKIGLAFATLLLTLTLVPESSNAANSFKDVTSFKEEVDFLSGLGIIKGFPDGSFKPAAAITRLDAVRMILRELNDKDTVGTDPGFTDLTPDTPGYDEVAKAVKLGFIAGKETKEGVKYFDPKGQLTRAEMAKILTLAYQLKADQNIAFTDVSSSFWANAYISRLATAGVTNGYPGGTFKPNESLQRQHFAAFMARLLAPEKFPLAAKKAKSPVTYVTTDQLNMRLKPNASSSLVGSIPKGEKVEYISKEGTWYKVKYGNKTGWVNSAYLSDQAANPQIAYPAPSTKTPGTYASGVLIVNKKYGLPSSYNPGVNKLAQKAVDAMVVAAKKQGVQLTAFSTFRSYNRQKELYNNYVRKHGTAEANRFSAKPGYSEHQTGLAFDLGGSNQSQWLKESFAATKEGKWLAANAHQYGFILRYPKGKEKITGYMYEPWHYRYIGSELASKVKSSGKTLEEYVNVTGK comes from the coding sequence ATGAGATTGCCAAAAAAATCATTAAACAAGAAGATTGGATTAGCATTTGCCACATTATTATTGACGTTAACGCTAGTGCCTGAGTCAAGTAATGCTGCAAATTCTTTTAAAGACGTAACTAGCTTTAAAGAAGAAGTCGATTTTCTATCAGGATTAGGCATTATCAAAGGGTTTCCAGATGGTAGTTTTAAGCCAGCAGCTGCGATTACCCGATTAGACGCTGTGCGTATGATTTTGCGTGAATTAAATGATAAAGATACGGTCGGCACAGATCCTGGATTTACAGACTTAACCCCTGATACACCGGGATATGATGAGGTAGCCAAAGCGGTGAAACTTGGTTTTATTGCAGGAAAAGAAACAAAAGAAGGCGTAAAATATTTTGATCCTAAAGGTCAACTAACACGTGCAGAAATGGCTAAGATCTTAACATTAGCTTATCAATTAAAAGCTGATCAAAATATCGCTTTTACCGATGTTAGTTCTTCTTTTTGGGCTAATGCTTATATTAGTCGTTTGGCAACAGCAGGTGTGACAAATGGATATCCTGGTGGAACATTTAAACCAAATGAATCTTTGCAACGTCAGCATTTCGCAGCATTTATGGCGCGTCTTTTAGCTCCTGAAAAATTCCCGCTTGCGGCAAAAAAAGCGAAGTCGCCTGTGACTTACGTAACGACTGATCAATTAAACATGCGTTTAAAACCAAATGCGAGTAGTTCTCTTGTGGGCTCTATCCCTAAAGGTGAAAAAGTTGAATACATTAGCAAAGAAGGTACTTGGTATAAAGTGAAATATGGCAACAAGACGGGGTGGGTCAATTCAGCTTACTTAAGCGATCAAGCAGCTAACCCCCAAATTGCTTATCCAGCACCGTCTACAAAGACGCCAGGAACTTATGCATCGGGCGTGTTAATCGTCAACAAAAAATACGGTCTGCCATCTAGCTACAACCCAGGTGTTAACAAACTGGCGCAAAAAGCAGTAGATGCTATGGTCGTTGCGGCGAAAAAGCAAGGCGTTCAGTTGACGGCTTTTAGTACGTTTCGGTCGTATAATCGTCAAAAAGAACTTTATAATAATTACGTCCGCAAGCATGGCACAGCAGAAGCCAATCGCTTTAGCGCGAAACCGGGTTATAGTGAGCATCAAACGGGCTTAGCGTTCGACTTGGGTGGTAGCAATCAATCACAGTGGCTGAAAGAATCGTTTGCTGCAACAAAAGAAGGGAAATGGCTTGCAGCGAATGCTCATCAGTACGGATTTATTCTGCGGTACCCTAAAGGCAAAGAAAAAATTACCGGTTATATGTATGAACCTTGGCATTACCGTTATATAGGATCTGAATTGGCGTCTAAAGTGAAAAGTAGTGGCAAGACTTTAGAAGAATATGTGAATGTTACTGGGAAATAA
- the argF gene encoding ornithine carbamoyltransferase: MTMAIPFAPSIVQEDFLSLKDYSTTELMDLLNLAIELKKPENKHLPLLKGKVLGMIFEKSSTRTRVSFEAGMLQLGGHAMFLSSQDTQLGRGETIADTGRVLSGYLDGLMIRTYHQSTVQELADFSSIPVINGLTDDYHPCQVMADLMTMLEHFGTLKGKKMAYIGDGNNMANSLMIGAAKVGMDISIASPAAYAPTPEMVALAKEIAHYTGSTIEITDSPEKAVTGSDAVYTDVWASMGQEQETIERLEHFQGFQVNEELVKHANPDFIFMHCLPAHREEEVTTAILEGPQSVIFQQSENRLHAQKAVLVALMGDK; this comes from the coding sequence ATGACAATGGCGATCCCATTTGCCCCATCAATTGTTCAAGAAGATTTTTTATCGCTAAAAGATTACAGCACGACAGAACTGATGGATTTGCTGAATTTGGCTATTGAATTAAAAAAACCAGAAAACAAGCATTTACCACTGTTAAAAGGAAAAGTACTCGGCATGATTTTCGAAAAATCCTCTACCCGTACGCGCGTTTCATTTGAAGCTGGGATGCTTCAACTTGGAGGCCACGCCATGTTCTTAAGCTCGCAAGATACACAACTTGGGCGCGGTGAAACCATTGCTGATACAGGACGCGTTTTATCCGGTTATTTGGACGGGTTGATGATTCGTACATATCACCAATCGACCGTTCAAGAACTAGCGGATTTTAGTTCCATTCCGGTAATCAATGGCTTAACCGACGATTATCATCCATGCCAAGTCATGGCTGATTTAATGACGATGCTTGAGCACTTTGGCACCTTAAAAGGTAAGAAAATGGCCTATATCGGAGACGGCAATAATATGGCCAACTCGTTAATGATTGGCGCCGCAAAAGTTGGAATGGATATTAGCATTGCTTCCCCTGCTGCTTATGCACCTACACCAGAAATGGTTGCTTTAGCAAAAGAAATCGCACATTATACCGGCTCAACAATCGAAATTACAGATAGCCCAGAAAAAGCGGTTACTGGTAGTGATGCTGTTTATACGGACGTTTGGGCGAGCATGGGGCAAGAACAAGAAACCATTGAACGCCTAGAACATTTCCAAGGGTTTCAAGTAAACGAAGAACTCGTTAAGCATGCCAATCCTGACTTTATCTTTATGCATTGTCTGCCTGCTCATCGCGAGGAAGAAGTGACTACCGCTATTTTAGAAGGACCACAATCGGTTATTTTCCAGCAATCGGAAAATCGTTTACATGCTCAAAAAGCAGTGCTTGTTGCATTGATGGGTGATAAATAA